The following are encoded together in the Brassica napus cultivar Da-Ae chromosome A9, Da-Ae, whole genome shotgun sequence genome:
- the LOC125577611 gene encoding eukaryotic translation initiation factor 3 subunit E-like isoform X2, whose product MARYRHLVFPILEFLQEHQLYPDEQILKFKIELLNKTNMVDYAMDIHKSLDHTEDAPQDMEEAAALLVTFLLNPNAVQELRGDKKYNLQMLKERYQIGPDQIEALNQYAKFQFECGNYSGAADYLSSTGLFALTLREV is encoded by the exons ATGGCCAGGTACAGACACCTGGTCTTCCCTATACTCGAGTTCCTTCAAGAGCATCAACTTTACCCTGATGAGCAGATCCTCAAGTTCAAGATCGAGCTTCTGAACAAGACCAACATGGTTGATTACGCCATGGACATCCACAAGAGTCTCGACCACACAGAAGACGCTCCCCAAG ATATGGAGGAAGCGGCTGCATTGCTCGTGACGTTCCTTTTGAACCCTAATGCTGTCCAGGAGCTAAGAGGTGATAAGAAATACAATCTCCAGATGCTGAAAGAACGTTACCAG attgGTCCAGACCAGATTGAGGCGTTGAATCAGTACGCCAAGTTTCAGTTTGAATGTGGGAATTATTCAGGTGCCGCTGATTATCTTTCCAGTACAGGACTCTTTGCTCTAACCTTGAGAGAAGTATGA